CATCCCGTCCGGGAATCCGACCTGATTCGCGAGGTCGAGTGCCACACCGTCGGGAGTCGCAGTGCGGGCCGCCACATCGAGTCGGTAACGCACGACCTTCCGCGTTGGGGTGTCGATGTCGAACAGAATCAGTCCGTTCGCGTCGCTCGCGAACACCTTCCCGTTGGAACAGACCTGTTTATCCGCGAGTAGCGTTACTTGGTCGTCGTCGGTGGTGTAGAGGTACAACTGAGCGAGTTTCGCGTCGGCATCGAACTGCGTGTCCTTCGTGCCAAAGACAACGGCTTTTCCACCGGGAACAATTTCGGCGTCGTTAATGATCGTTCGCAGGTTGTCATCGGGAATGGTTGCGAGTGATTCGGTCCAGGTCGAGTCGACGAGGTTGCAGATCCGTAGGTCTTTCTCCACCCCGACGAGAACACAATCCGTATCCGCTGCGGGAAGAACGAACCCCGGTCGGCCGGGACAGGGTAGTCCCGAATCGCTGCTTCCATCTGTGCCGGGGAAGTGAACGTTAATCTCGCCTTCGCGTGTACTCGCATCCAGTTGGATGTTGACCCACACCAGAGCCGGCCGCCCACCGATCGTCGCCCAGCGCGGCCCTTCGGGAAGGAACCGATCGTGTTCTTCCGTAAAGTCGATGTACACGCGGGCTTCGGTGCTTCTCATCGTGGTACTCCCGTTGCGGTGCGGTTGCTACGTTAGGCGGTACTCGCTTCCGCGGCGAGCCGGAGATTTGACATGTTAGGTGGTAAATCGGCACTCATTACCGGGAGCAGCCAGGGGATCGGTCTCGGCGTCGCGCAGGCGTTCGCCGCGAGCGGGGCGAAGGTGATCGTCACCTCAGAGAAACCGCTCACGAGTTGCCCGGAAGTGCAGCGCCTGCTCAGCGACTACGAGCACACCCGGTACGTGCAGGCGGATTTACTCGCGGACGGCGAACCCGAACGGCTCGTCGCGGAAGCATGGGCCGCGTTCGGCGGAATCGATGTGCTGGTGAACAACCTCGGCACGTATAAAGAACCGCCACTGGCTCAGATCACGCGAGACCACTTCGACTTCATTTTCCGGCTCAACGTGTGGATTCCCGTCGCCCTGTCGCGTGAGCTCGTTCGGCGCGCCCAAGCCGCCAAACGCGGGGGCCGAATCTTGTTCAGCACCTCGCTGAACGCAACTCGCTCCGAACCGCTCCACACGCTCTACGACGCGAGCAAGGGTGCGGTGAACGCTCTCACGAGGCAGTTAGCGGTTGAACTCGCCCCGCACGGCTTTACCACAGCCGCCGTTGCGCCGGGGCTGGTGGAAACACCACTCACCGACTTCGGGTTGCAATCCTCACCGGCGGAGCGCGAAGCGGTGATCGCCCAGATCCCGATTCGCCGAATCGCAACGGTGGAAGACGTCGCGTGGTGGTACGTGTTCCTCGCGTCCGACCGCGCGAGCTACAGCACCGGGAGCGTCTTCGCGGTGGACGGCGGACTCGACGCACAGCAAATGGCTCAGCGCCCCGTAACGGAAGCCGAGAGGGGAGAACAAAAGTCATGAATCGCGGATAAACGCAGATCACGCGGATCAGGACAAAAGACCGAATCGGAATTGGTCCTCTGTCTTGATCCGCGTGATCTGCGTTTATCCGCGGCGCATTGTCTGCAAATCACTTCCACGTGCGGTAAGTGGGACGAGGCCCCGGCTCCTTGCCGGCGAGTTCCCGACGCAACCACCCCAATCCGTCGAGGTTGTCCGCGAGGCGCTCGGCCGCGTCGTCCTGCGTGTGCCCCAGGATGCCGATCGGCCCACTGTACCCGCTATCGCGGATGTCACGGAGCACGGTCAAATCCAGTTCGCCTGTACCGAGAGGCAGGATCTTCTTGCCGACCTTATCCCCCCCCTTCGTGCTGCCGTTGATGTTCAGAGCGAACAGGTGCGGTTTCATCAGTTTGAGGAGTGCCGGAAACCGGTCGAAGTGGTCGTGGCCGTGGTGCAGGTTGTACACAATGCCGACGTTCTTGAGTTTGAGTGCATCGATAATGGCGACCTGATTTTCCGGCTCACCGAACCAGCCACCGTGGTTGTACAGCGCGAGTTTGCACCCGCACTTCGCGGCCTCTTCCGCAATGGGTTTGAGCACTTTCACCGCGCTCTCGACTTTCGCGACCTGGTCCTTCCCCGCGGGGTCGCCCATCGTGACCCAGAGTTGCGTCTTGATATCGTGCTTCTTGATGACCTCAAGGAGCTTCTGTGCATCCGGACCGAGGTTCGCAGGGAACCAAACTGCCGTCAGTTCGATCTTCGCCTTCTTCAGCAGCCCGACCTCTTCATCGAACGTTGGGAGATGCTCCGCGCGCCAGTCGTAGGCGTAGTTCTTGAACCCGATCTTTTTGAGCATCTCCACCCGCTCCGCGGGAGTTCGTTTCTTTGCGTCGAACGGAACAATGCACCACGCGACGAGTTTGTCCCGGGTGAAGGGGTCTGCTGGTGGGTTATCAGCCGCCCGCACGGGTTGAGGGAAGCACACAGCAATCGTGGCGAGTAGCAGCGCTCGTGACATTGGAGTTCGGTGGGGGGAGGGAGTGAAGCACAACTCCCTCTAACTACACGATGCCGAACCCGAGTGCCATCGTGAAACGAAGAGCGAAACCATTTGTAATCCTTTGTCCACTAGTGTATAATTTACCGCAGCGAGGTGTTGTCTGCGTGGGTAGTCACTGGCGTGAAGCGACCGTGGGCCGAATGCTAACAAAACGCCGCGAAATGTTAGCCGTTGTCAGCGTTCAGCGCGGTGTCGAGGCGGAGGCGAGCACGACTTAAATGCTTACCAATTTGGCACTTAGCAATCTCACCGCCTTGCGCAACACCCCAGAAAGCGGTTTGGGGCCAAAATGTTATCTTTTGTTACCCGAAGCAGATTGGGAGGCGCGAACGTGTTGTGGGAAATGACATTCGGCGGGGCTACAAACCCCGCCGAACGCGAATTACTCAACTTGGCCTAACTCGATCTCACCAGAACTTGACGCGCCAGTAGTCGTGCGGAGCAGACTGGCGGCCGAGGTACCAGTGGCCGTCGTCCCATTCGAGGGTCACTTTCCGCCAGCCGAGCGGAACCTTCGGGAACGGGTAGTACGGCCCGATGAAGGGGAAGGCGTTGTACGGGTAGGCTTGCGGGTATGCAACGCGGCTGACGTTCCCGTAAGGAGCGTAGGTCGGCCACGCATAAGGCGGCATGTTCGGGGCTTGCATGTCGGGCGCGGCCTGACCCGGGTGGCCGAGCGGAGCCGGTTCCACGATCGGGTTGCCGATCGGAGGATTGTTCGGGGCCAGCGCGTTCATCGGGATACCGGTCGGCCCGAGCGGGGTCGGGGCGATCGGAGCCAGGTCTTGGACTTGCACCACGCCCGCCGTGATCGAACGGAGCTTGTCGCTCACGATCACGACGCCGGTCACGGCCTTCGCGTCCGCGATGATGCGGGACTTCTGGGCCGCGTCCTTGACCGTACCCGTCAGGGTCACGGTGCCTTCTTGGGCCACGATGGACACGTCGGCGCCGCTCGCGTTCCCGGTGGACCGGAGCTTGAACGCCACGTCGTCGGCGAGGGTTTGGTTCGGGTTAGCGCTCGCGGCGGAAGCAGAAACCGGGAGCGGAGCCGGAGGGGTTGCGATCGCGGACCCGGACAAGCCGGCAACGAGAGTCAACGAGAAAAGAGCACGCACTTTCACAGCGGACCTCCATGTACGGGAGAAGTGCGGGGCACTCATCACCGAATTGAGCATTGCCCCAACTCACTCTCCGGTCAAACAACGGGCGAGAAAGTTTCCCCCGCCCGGGTGCCCGCTCCGCCGCGTTTTGGGTGCAACCGCTCGGACGGCTACACCCCGCGGAAGTCGATGTGTTTCAAGGGTTCGTGGCCCACTTTCACTGAGAATTATTCAAGTCGGTCGCGTTGGGCAGTTTGGTGGGGCGTCGTGGTGTGGCTCTGGCAGCAGAAGACAAAGAACGTTCAACGAAAACGGCGGTTGAATTGGGTTCCGAGTACAGACGTTACTTGTTCGAGGGGTCGCAGCGCGAACACGACTCGCGGCTTGACTTCCTCATCATTCTTCGGTCTGATACAACGATACGTACAGAACCTAATCGATTCACGAGGCGCGTCTCATGTCGCACGACGAGCAACTGGTCGGCCGGTTCTACAACCATCTCACCCGTTGGTTCGTTCTCCGTCAGTCCGTTGCCGCCGTGACCGTTTGGGCCTTCCTGTGGGGCACCGCGATCCTCGTACTGAAGGCCACGCAGGGCACCTCGGTTCCCACACTCGCGTGGGGCGCGATCGGGCTTCCGCTCGCGCTCGGTTTTGCAGTGTGGTCGGCGCTCCGCAGCCTACCCGACCGGAACGTGGTCCGGGCGCTCTTGGACGGGCGCGGGGAGTGCGGCGGGCTACTCATGGCCGGCGCCGAATGCGACCTCGGACGGTGGCAGGCCAAGCCCGCGGCCGAAATGCCCACTCTCCGTTGGCGCGCCCAGCGCCCACTCGGATTCCTCACACTAGCGATCGTATTCGTCGCACTTGGCTTCCTAATTCCCGCACGCAGCCTCGCGGTGAACGATACACCGCTCGATATTAACCGACCCGCGGACCGACTCGCGGATCAGGTTCGCGTACTGCAAGAAGAAAAGATCCTCGACCCCGACCGCGCGGAGAACTTGAAGCAGAAGATCGAAGAACTGCGCTCGCAGTCCACCGGCAAAGATCCCGCCAAGGCACTCGAAGCACTCGACCACCTGAACGACGTAGTACGTCAGGTCGCGCGACAGGCGGCCGAAAAGAACTCCCGTCAGGCGAATCAATTGGGTCGGCTCGATGCCGCGGCCGAAGCGCTCCAAAAAGCCGCAGCAGGCCTCGACCCGCAAGAGGCGGCCGAACTGATGAAAGAACTGGCCGCGCTCGCTCAGAAAGCCGCAACGGAAGGCGACGCTCTGGAGAGCGAACTCGGTGCGGAACTGGCGGAAGCACTCAAAGAAGGCAAACTGACGTCCGAACAACTGGCGAAACTCGCGGCCGCCGCCAAGAGCGGTAAAGGGTCGATCTCGAAGATGGGCAAGAAGCTGTACAACGCCAAACTCATCGACGCGGACCAGCTTAAAGCGTGCGAGGGGGGCCAGTGCGATTCAGATGCCCTGGCCAAATATCTCGTGAAAAACAAGAAGACCAGCCTGAAGGAAGGGCTTAAGGACCAGGAGGGTAACGGCGGACTCGGTGACGACGGCCCCGGAAATACGGCCCTCAACTTCGGCGACCGGGCGAACGAAGACGGGACGAAGTTCAAAGAAGAAGCGTTGCCGCCGTCCGAACTCTCGGCGCTGAAAGAGAGCCAACTCTCAGGCGTCAGTAAGCTGCCGCCAAAGCGAGACACCAACGCGGGCGCGCCGCAATCGGGCGGGTTGACCGGCGCTGCGGTTGGGGGAGGCTCGGCGAACGCAGCGCCCGTATTGCCGCAGCACCGCGGCGCGGTCGGTCGCTACTTCGATCGGCCCGTGAAGTGATCCCGGTTCGCATTCGCGAAGCATTTTTCCGAGTTCGGTCGGCCCGGTTCGTCCGGTCCAGAATGGAATGAGGCCCGCATGCCCGATACCGCGAAGCCCGCCGCGCTGCTGGAACCCGATGAACTGAAGCCGGCGACCGAACTCGCCGGCCAACTGTTGGAACAACTCGACACGATGCTCTTCGGGCGGCCCGACCTGCACCGCCTCGTGCTGATCGGCATCCTGAGTCGGGGGCACGTCCTGCTCGAAGGCGTTCCCGGTGTCGGGAAAACGGCCCTCGTCAAAGCACTCAGCCAGCTCCTCGGGCTGGATTTCAAGCGCGTGCAGTTCACCCCAGACCTGATGCCCGGCGACATCCTCGGTTCGCACATTCTGCAAGAGGTGTCCGGGAGCGGGCGCGAGATGGTGTTCCGCGCTGGCCCGATCTTCACGCACCTGCTGCTCGCGGACGAAATCAACCGCGCTTCGCCGAAGACCCAGTCGGCCTTGCTTGAAGCGATGCAGGAGCGCTGCGTCACGCTGCTCGGCGCGACCCGACCGCTCCCCGACCCATTCTTCGTGCTCGCGACCCAGAACCCGATCGAACTCGAAGGCACGTACCCTCTGCCCGAAGCCCAACTGGACCGGTTCCTGTTCAAACTCGTCGTTGCCCCGGCGGACGCGGACACGTTGGACCGCATCATCAGTTCGCGGCGCCGCGGAGAGCCACCTCAACCGACATGGACGATGAGCGCCGAGCAACTGCGCGACGTCTTCGGAGTTATGGACCGGATCTTCTTACCGCGCCCGGTCGCGCGCTTCGTGTCGCGTCTCGTCGCGGCGACACACGGAAGCTCACCGGAAGCGACACCGCTGGTGAAAGCCTACGTGACTTTCGGCGCCTCCCCACGGGCCGCGATCGCGATTGCGGAGGCCGCGCGGGCCGCAGCGCTCCTTGCGGGCCGGCCGACGGTCGGGTTCGCCGACGTTCGCGCGGTGACGCCCGCGGTTCTGAACCACCGACTCATCCTCAACTACAAGGCCCGGCTCGACGCAGTCGATGCGTTCGCGATCGTGCGCGAGTTGCTCGAAAAAACGGACGAGGCCGGTTTGAACCTCCCACGCGATCTGACAGTTGCCGAGGTGAACCGTGCGTGAAGCCCTGAACGAGCGGGGACGATCGGTCGCGCGATTGGTGGCCGCGTTCCTCGCGGTCTTCGTTGCTTCGTCGCTCGCCCACGCTGCCAAGTACGGCGACATTGAAGTCAGCATCAAGAGCGAGCCGCGCGGCACGGCGACCCACGGGTACGCCGAGGTCGAGTTCCTCGTCACCAACCGCTCGACGCAGGCGGCCCACGAGGTCCGCATCACCTACCCGAAGTCGAGTTACTCTTACGGTGGCGATCACCTCCGGGCCGTCTCCAAGAACGTAACGGTTGGAGCGGGTGAGAGCGCCAAAGTGGTCCTCGCTTACCCCGAACGGATCGAACTTCGAGGGAACGGCGCGGGCGTCACCATCGACGGGCGCGAAGAAGAGTCAGCACTGCCAGTCGGAACCGGGAGCAGCTCGCGCGGCTACTACTCGTATGGCTCCTCGAGTCCCTCCCGCGGTCCCGGCACGCAAGTGCTCGTGCTGTACAGCAAGGGAGTTGATACCCGGTTCCCGGACTGGGTTACGCAATCCCAAGCCCAGTTCCAGTCCGCGGGAAAATACGTGTCGGCAGAGACCATTCGAGCGGACCAGCCGGTTGACCAGTGGAGCACGAACTGGCTCAGCTACACGCGGTACGACGGTGTCGTGGTCACCGCTACCGACCTCCGCAGCATGTCGACCGAAGCCCGCAACGCGATCGGGCAGTATGTGGAGTGCGGCGGCTCACTCCTCGTGTTCGGGCGCGACCCGCAACTGCCCGGCCCGTGGAAGCTCAAAGCCGATACGAAGCACCCCGTTTCCGTGGCGAATCCCGGATTCGGTCAGTGCATCACCACGAACCAGACCGAACTCCCCCCGTTCCCAGCGCGGGTACTCACACCCGTACTCGAATCCTGGTCCAGTACGGCCGCACCGTGGCAGCGCACACGAACACCTAACGACGCGAACCGCGCGTTCCCGGTCGTGGAGGACATCGGCGTCCCGGTAAAGGGATTGCTGGCGCTGATGTTCGTGTTCGTGATCGCTATCGGGCCGATCAACCTCATCGTCTTGGCCCGCAAGAAGCGAAAGCTCTGGCTGTTCTGGACCGTACCGCTGATGTCGTTCGTCACGTGCCTCACCGTGCTCATGTACATGGCCGTGACGGAAGGGTGGCAAGGTCGCAGCCGAATCGAAGGGGTGACAATACTCGACGAGAACAGCCGCCGCGCTTCGTCGCTGGGCTGGACCGGGTTTTATACACCACTGCTCCCAGGAAGCGGGCTGCGGTTCAGCCCGGAAACCGAGGTGTGCTACCAGAACGGCGAAGACCCGTACTCGTCGTCGTACAGCCGGCGCGGGTCTTCCAATTCCGCACTCAGCATCGACTGGACGAGCGAGCAACACTTCACGTCCGGCTGGCTGACGCCGCGCGTCCCGGCTCACTTCGCACTCCGCAAGAGTGAACTGCGGCGCGAACGCATGACGGTCTCGAAGGGCGCTGACGGTTCCCCCGAAGCCGTCAACGGGTTGGGCGCCGATCTGAGCCAGTTCTGGTACCGGGACGAGAACGGCAAAGTGTTCTTCGCCGAGGGGATTCCGGGTGGCGGGCGCGCCGCGTTGAAGCCGGCGGCAATCGTGGCGCCCGCGATAAGCGGAACGACGCTCCGCAGCTTCTACACCGGCGAATGGGCCACACTGCCGGAACGATTGAAGACCAACGGGCCGTCACTGCTCGCTCCGCGCACGTACCTCGGGGTAATGGACGCGACACCGTTCCTGGACGACGGCCTGCCAGGTGCGTCCGTTCGCAAGACGCGGACCGTGGTGTACGGCATTTTGAAGGAGGGCGGCGATGGAAATTGAGATCCAGAACCTGCGCAAGCAGTACGGCAATACGCACGCCGTGAACGGTATCTCGTTCAGCTTCTCCTCCGGCCAGGTTTTCGGGTTCATCGGTCCCAACGGGGCCGGGAAATCGACCACGATGCGCGTGCTGGCCACGCTGGAAGAACCCACGTCCGGGAACGCCACCATCGACGGCGTCTCCGTGGTCGAGGAACCGG
This region of Gemmata massiliana genomic DNA includes:
- a CDS encoding SMP-30/gluconolactonase/LRE family protein, which codes for MRSTEARVYIDFTEEHDRFLPEGPRWATIGGRPALVWVNIQLDASTREGEINVHFPGTDGSSDSGLPCPGRPGFVLPAADTDCVLVGVEKDLRICNLVDSTWTESLATIPDDNLRTIINDAEIVPGGKAVVFGTKDTQFDADAKLAQLYLYTTDDDQVTLLADKQVCSNGKVFASDANGLILFDIDTPTRKVVRYRLDVAARTATPDGVALDLANQVGFPDGMCDCGDGTVIVAFFNPDLAEKGRAVRFSLATGEALEEWTTPGSPRVTCPLLVKRPSGVKLLLTTASEGMPADMRAKCPNAGCLFIADTQFADCPAPEVVQLS
- a CDS encoding sugar phosphate isomerase/epimerase family protein; protein product: MSRALLLATIAVCFPQPVRAADNPPADPFTRDKLVAWCIVPFDAKKRTPAERVEMLKKIGFKNYAYDWRAEHLPTFDEEVGLLKKAKIELTAVWFPANLGPDAQKLLEVIKKHDIKTQLWVTMGDPAGKDQVAKVESAVKVLKPIAEEAAKCGCKLALYNHGGWFGEPENQVAIIDALKLKNVGIVYNLHHGHDHFDRFPALLKLMKPHLFALNINGSTKGGDKVGKKILPLGTGELDLTVLRDIRDSGYSGPIGILGHTQDDAAERLADNLDGLGWLRRELAGKEPGPRPTYRTWK
- a CDS encoding BON domain-containing protein; protein product: MKVRALFSLTLVAGLSGSAIATPPAPLPVSASAASANPNQTLADDVAFKLRSTGNASGADVSIVAQEGTVTLTGTVKDAAQKSRIIADAKAVTGVVIVSDKLRSITAGVVQVQDLAPIAPTPLGPTGIPMNALAPNNPPIGNPIVEPAPLGHPGQAAPDMQAPNMPPYAWPTYAPYGNVSRVAYPQAYPYNAFPFIGPYYPFPKVPLGWRKVTLEWDDGHWYLGRQSAPHDYWRVKFW
- a CDS encoding SDR family NAD(P)-dependent oxidoreductase, with the protein product MLGGKSALITGSSQGIGLGVAQAFAASGAKVIVTSEKPLTSCPEVQRLLSDYEHTRYVQADLLADGEPERLVAEAWAAFGGIDVLVNNLGTYKEPPLAQITRDHFDFIFRLNVWIPVALSRELVRRAQAAKRGGRILFSTSLNATRSEPLHTLYDASKGAVNALTRQLAVELAPHGFTTAAVAPGLVETPLTDFGLQSSPAEREAVIAQIPIRRIATVEDVAWWYVFLASDRASYSTGSVFAVDGGLDAQQMAQRPVTEAERGEQKS
- a CDS encoding AAA family ATPase, with the protein product MPDTAKPAALLEPDELKPATELAGQLLEQLDTMLFGRPDLHRLVLIGILSRGHVLLEGVPGVGKTALVKALSQLLGLDFKRVQFTPDLMPGDILGSHILQEVSGSGREMVFRAGPIFTHLLLADEINRASPKTQSALLEAMQERCVTLLGATRPLPDPFFVLATQNPIELEGTYPLPEAQLDRFLFKLVVAPADADTLDRIISSRRRGEPPQPTWTMSAEQLRDVFGVMDRIFLPRPVARFVSRLVAATHGSSPEATPLVKAYVTFGASPRAAIAIAEAARAAALLAGRPTVGFADVRAVTPAVLNHRLILNYKARLDAVDAFAIVRELLEKTDEAGLNLPRDLTVAEVNRA